In one Dermacentor variabilis isolate Ectoservices chromosome 4, ASM5094787v1, whole genome shotgun sequence genomic region, the following are encoded:
- the LOC142579488 gene encoding protein pinocchio-like has protein sequence MATGVLVSYPSSALHESRPAVFKKGVSLRHSKSDPMLMALSHNSMACCWDQDNCWDQDNCWDQDNCWDSIEDLTEQELLAQGADAVTLEGLKSLYNCCFTCGVSWSEDQASLDCAECGGYALHRPCVNCNGSCGGAWGRDLVASHKLRRAQWIGECKKAPRDAVVAQNQDS, from the exons ATGGCCACCGGAGTTCTAGTGAGCTACCCGTCCTCAGCGCTGCACGAATCGCGACCCGCGGTCTTCAAGAAAG GTGTGTCCCTCCGGCACTCTAAGTCAGACCCCATGCTGATGGCATTGTCGCACAACTCAATGGCTTGCTGCTGGGACCAGGACAACTGCTGGGACCAGGACAACTGCTGGGACCAGGACAACTGCTGGGACAGCATAGAGGATTTGACAGAGCAAGAGCTGCTGGCGCAAGGAGCCGACGCAGTCACCTTGGAGGGCCTCAAGAGCCTGTACAACTGCTGCTTCAC GTGCGGAGTGAGTTGGTCTGAGGACCAGGCTTCACTGGATTGTGCTGAGTGCGGAGGTTACGCCCTGCACCGGCCTTGCGTCAACTGCAATGGCAGCTGCGGCGGAGCCTGGGGCCGGGACTTGGTTGCT TCCCACAAGCTGAGGCGTGCCCAGTGGATCGGCGAGTGCAAGAAGGCACCCCGAGATGCTGTTGTTGCACAGAACCAGGACTCCTGA